A single genomic interval of Hydractinia symbiolongicarpus strain clone_291-10 chromosome 8, HSymV2.1, whole genome shotgun sequence harbors:
- the LOC130654559 gene encoding uncharacterized protein LOC130654559: MIYIPHHGVYNENKPGKIRVVFDCGAEFDGVSINKMSGPDLTNQLVGVVMRFREELIAFMADIEKMFYQVRVSEKHRSMYRYLWWPQNDINQGPVDHEMCVHVFGAAASPSCSNYALKRTATDFIDLFGIAAAEILRKNFYVDDLLKSVRERKVAIELIKQVVNMCQARGFNLVKFVCNDFNVLESLPDDKKKISSSPLDINTCSDPTMERALGISWNLENDCFEFKVTFREKPMTRRGMLSMLSSIYDPLEFIGPFILRGRRIIQHLCCDNFGWDDRVPVDVVENWHTWISNVRKLENVK, translated from the coding sequence ATGATATACATCCCACACCACGGTGTATATAATGAAAATAAACCTGGCAAGATCCGAGTTGTGTTTGATTGTGGGGCTGAGTTTGACGGGGTTTCAATCAACAAAATGTCTGGACCTGATCTAACCAATCAACTTGTAGGAGTTGTGATGAGGTTTAGAGAAGAATTAATTGCATTCATGGCAGacatagaaaaaatgttttatcaagTGAGAGTTTCTGAAAAGCATAGAAGTATGTATCGTTATTTGTGGTGGCCACAAAACGATATCAATCAAGGTCCAGTAGACCATGAAATGTGTGTTCATGTGTTTGGAGCAGCAGCATCCCCTAGTTGCAGTAATTATGCCCTTAAACGAACTGCAACCGACTTTATAGATCTATTTGGAATTGCAGCAGCTGAAATACTAAGAAAGAACTTCTATGTAGATGATTTATTAAAGTCTGTGAGGGAAAGAAAAGTGGCGATTGAATTAATAAAGCAGGTAGTGAATATGTGTCAAGCAAGAGGATTTAACCTTGTGAAATTTGTATGTAATGATTTCAACGTTTTAGAAAGCCTTCCAGACGACAAGAAGAAGATTTCATCTTCACCACTCGATATTAACACTTGTAGTGACCCAACTATGGAAAGAGCTCTTGGAATTTCGTGGAATTTGGAAAACGATTGTTTTGAGTTCAAGGTTACATTTCGTGAAAAGCCCATGACACGCAGAGGGATGTTATCGATGCTAAGTTCAATATATGATCCATTAGAATTTATTGGACCGTTCATTCTTCGAGGTAGAAGAATAATCCAACATCTGTGTTGTGACAACTTTGGTTGGGATGACAGAGTACCAGTAGACGTTGTGGAGAATTGGCATACGTGGATAAGTAATGTTAGAAAGTTAGAAAATGTCAAATAA
- the LOC130654557 gene encoding microphthalmia-associated transcription factor-like encodes MLSESGIDLDFDVFAEIEQDHKCYEVKAKSLTPSSTNPLVLMDPDMIKVKPDPDDPSVSASEQSIGVGSLTRTNFKLQLQREQLLEAEKKEQQRLKVLAAQCEKPDFRSSKLSNQKVLLSNLSTSFTLPSTSAVPMRSIRANLPTNLPSSVLKVETNLKNPTQYYIKEQQKRQVQQYLSSQRQQQSSVSMMPVSAPSALHNFNFNADVSSSSFLNPATNFISPNSPDTASSVASGSEVDSVLDDLFGLDTATDHDFNMFSDSVFSATLPTSNNLFDTYGINTSTQQDSHDQLASSCPANVKQEVPDTFMKERQKKDNHNMIERRRRYNINDRIKELGTLVPKLDNDFKQNKGTILKSSVDYIRRLKKDKDRLKHYENRTHNLEDMNKKLLLRVQELELILRASNISTSLPEPDLSSATSPQLTQLLVNSQLQQQKQQLQLGQNRKQQQMRQKQLASHSTVHNLLKAPPATSSEIVISSSTDSPRNVEMRSEYDDQDCMIMES; translated from the exons ATGTTATCTGAGTCAGGAATAGatctggactttgacgtctttGCAGAAATAGAGCAAGACCACAAGTGCTACGAAGTGAAAGCGAAAAGCCTGACTCCTTCCAG TACGAACCCATTAGTGCTAATGGATCCAGACATGATAAAAGTTAAACCAGACCCAGATGATCCATCTGTTAGTGCATCAGAGCAATCCATTGGTGTTGGATCACTTACACGCACAAACTTCAAACTACAGCTTCAACGTGAGCAACTTCTTGAGGCTGagaaaaaagaacaacaacGCTTAAAAGTGTTAGCCGCTCAATGTGAAAAACCAGATTTCCGATCCTCAAAGCTATCTAATCAAAAAGTACTTCTTTCGAATTTGTCAACTTCTTTTACATTGCCATCCACTTCTGCTGTGCCAATGCGAAGTATACGTGCAAATTTACCCACAAATTTACCTAGTAGTGTTCTGAAG GTTGAAACAAACCTGAAAAATCCGACTCAGTATTATATTAAAGAGCAGCAAAAAAGACAAGTACAACAATACTTATCAAGCCAACGCCAACAGCAAAGTTCGGTGTCTATGATGCCAGTTTCTGCTCCCAGTGCACTGCATAATTTTAACTTCAATGCTGATGTATCTTCAAGCAGCTTTTTAAATCCTgcaacaaattttatttcaccCAATAGTCCTGACACAGCAAGTTCAGTTGCTAGCGGCAGTGAG GTGGACAGCGTTCTTGACGATTTGTTTGG ACTTGACACAGCTACAGATCATGATTTTAACATGTTTTCAGATAGTGTCTTTTCAGCCACA CTTCCAACTTCAAATAATCTTTTCGACACCTATGGAATAAACACGTCAACGCAGCAAGAC TCGCATGATCAACTTGCTTCTTCATGTCCTGCCAATGTAAAACAGG AAGTTCCAGACACTTTCATGAAAGAACGTCAAAAAAAAGATAACCACAACATGA TTGAACGACGAAGAAGATACAATATTAATGACAGAATAAAAGAGCTTGGTACTTTGGTGCCAAAGTTAGACAA CgactttaaacaaaacaaaggaaCTATATTAAAATCATCTGTTGACTATATCCGCCGTTTAAAGAAGGATAAGGATCGGTTAAAACATTATGAAAATAGAACCCATAATTTAGAAGATATGAACAAGAAACTATTGCTTCGTGTTCAG gaACTAGAGTTAATTCTTCGTGCCTCTAATATATCTACATCGTTACCAGAACCTGACCTTTCTTCTGCCACGTCTCCGCAGCTTACCCAACTACTCGTCAATAGCCAGCTGCAGCAGCAGAAACAACAGCTACAGCTAGGTCAAAATCGGAAGCAGCAGCAAATGAGACAAAAACAATTAGCATCACATAGTACTGTACACAACTTGTTAAAAGCTCCTCCTGCCACAAGTTCGGAGATAGTTATTAGTAGCAGCACGGACAGTCCAAGAAATGTTGAAATGAGGTCCGAATATGATGATCAGGATTGTATGATAATGGAGAGCTGA